The following DNA comes from Alnus glutinosa chromosome 6, dhAlnGlut1.1, whole genome shotgun sequence.
ataggttcaactagtgagttggtcaatttgaccatctaggcaaaaatttatctcttaataaaattttcagTGTCAAAAactagagataaaagaatttaccttaagggagctttggatagtgcacaaattcATCACATGAGAGGAATAAACTATCTAGCTTTCAGATGCAGCAGAAAAATTTAAGCATATATCAAATTTAAATCATCTTAAGGACATGTAAGGATATGTCATCAATGCACACAAACCgagatattgattctaaatacataagatatttgATGATATGTATAAAGAATTAGTTGCAACAtcaacccccccccccactttttttttttttttgaaaaataaaacacacttcaacagaaaaacaacaaaaacttgCTTTTCAGATAAGAAGATAAAATCTAAttctagcatgtaaggtaaaatcaaacatgtCTTCATAGAAAGGTTTTgaatttaccaagacagaaaaacaactgCCCAACGTGCTTTTTTTGTTATCCTCATATATACGTGCATaaaatttttctaaaagaaGCTAGAGAATAATGAGGATAAAGTTCCAAGCAGAGATACAAAGCATGATCAAAGCAATATGTCAATGAGAAAAAAATATGCAATGCATAAATCCAGACATGCTCTAGAATAGGAACCATGATCCTACGTGTCCTGAGTACTCACCTACCattaggtgagtccactccccctcaaggggtgaatgatctcatccttccttacccatacctttcTTACCTTTGGGGTAGGGTTGTAAGCCTTGTCCAATCTGTCCAACCTTATTAGGACAGTCTCCATCATGGTTTCAAGCTCTTCATAAATCTAATTTggcttgggcttgtgaggcttcaacTTGAAGTATttggccttggtgtggccattcTTGCCACAATGGCAACATGAAGGAGGAACCCATTGTAAGTATTGCCGCTTTGGCTGAggagcatgatgaggcttggaaagTTTAGAGCCAGATTTACCTTTCTTTGGCTCTTCTTGATCCGAGGCTTCTGAGTGCGaatctgaggacagtgtggcttGATATGACCAATGACGCCACAATGATGGCAGGTAGGCAAGCTCTTTGATTTGGAATGCTTCATTACATATACTACAAGTTTAATGTTAGCATTCTCACATGCATTCTGAGGCTCTGCAACTTCAGGCTTTACAAAGACACTCTTAGAAGCAGAAGCAATATTAGAAGTAGGTACAACAGATTTATCAAGTAATTTAACTTCTAAGTACTTGATTTTCTCAATTAATTTGcttctttcattttccaaaTTATTTAGCTTTTTCTCATGCAGTAGGTTTATTTCccttaattccataaattaCTCAATCAACTTATTGTAAACCTTCTAAAGCTTATCTTCTTATTCACTATTTGCATAATACTAATCATCAGACTCATGAGGACTATTATAGGAAGCAGCAAGAGCAAAGAACTTATAATTCGTACTTGGAGTTTCTTCATCATTACTTAGGATAGCATTGTAGGCCATACCTTTGAATTTCATATTTCCACGGTCAGCTCGCTTATGACCATATCCCCGACATTGAAAGCATTGAATTCCGTGAGGattcttttcccttttcaaGAACTTTTTGAATTTCCTAACAACCAAGGCTAGGTCTTCATCATCCATTGATTCTTCATAAGAGAAATCCTTTATCTCTTTTCAGTTTTGAGAGCCATGGATTTTGCCTTCTTGACAGAGGGCATGGAAAACTGATAGGTttgaagaaaacccacaagctCTTCAATTTTTATGTcatccagatctttgctttcttcaatgtaGGTAACTTTAATTCTACACCtttcaggcaaagatcttaaaatCTTTTTAATGAGCTTAGCATCACATACTTTCTTTCCAAGATTTATCATggaatttctcaaattattgaTCTTGAagtaaaactcattaaaagtctcatcctctaacatcttaattcattcaaattgagaaaccaacatttgaagtttggtagatttaacaattttaatgCCTTCATATGTGGTTTCTAGGACTTCCCATGCTTCCCGTGCAGTTTAACAATGTGAAATTCGGgagaattcagatggtgaaagtgcttagTAGATAGCATTTatggctttatcatttgaaataCGCGATTGAGTTTGAGGAATAGTCCATTAAGCAATTGGTGTCTTTGGTGGAATCCATCCAGATTCAACAATATGCCAAACGTTtatagatttaaaaaaaaaatctcatgcgcggtttccaatagccataattagaaccatcaaaggcagggacaaaattaaaatttaaagccATGAGAAAGAAGAGGAGTCAAGGATAACTCTAAGGAATTTAATCCAAACATGAGTGAACCCACTCtgaaaccaattgaaaaataaagactcatttgtgtgtgcgtgtgatcaaccaataaaccaaaatataaaatacggAATGCAAAGAATACAGATTTTTTGGTGACGgagtggaaactctttgtatcaaagaaaaaaaccactccagggcagccaaacccaagcaatccactatttagaagaaaaagctagttacaaagcagtcgtactcacatacccctaatgcagtagtcgtacttCTAACTCTAATACGCATCTATACGTGAACACCTCTCAACCAGACCCTCTATCTAAAGAGtacttctatggattcctttaacttagagctcatgtctaagttagacttcaattggttgatcaaatcacacaataaaaGCTCTGAGAGAGTTAGCACAttctaaacaccatctcttagcacaatAGAGTTCAATATCGAATTCCTTACAAAACACAGCCTCcaagcctctttaaataggctccaaaaatcctaattctactcaaattcgGATTTTCCTAGGGGCGTCCGAACAGGAGCAGGCGTTCGGCTAGTAAGCAGCATTCTCCATAAGTTTGctggctgacgtccggacggcttgtcCAGTGTCCAGACGGTAAGCAAAACCCTTCCACTGTTTGCAATCATCGCATTTACGTTCGAACACTTGTGCGAACATTTTCTCTTTGTGGGTTGCATCCACTGAGCCTCCAAACATCTGTGCGAACATCAACACCATGTGGTTCACGTCTGATGTGCTGTTCGGACAGGACGGAAACACTGCTTGGCGTCCGGACACTTTCCTCTGACCGTCTGGGCAGTCACTAGGGAAAACCACTGTCTGGCACATCTGGCCATCCGAACGGTCTAAAGGGAAAACCAACTTTGACATCTGTAAAGTTGCCAGAATCTTCCTTGtatcaaaatatttcatttcttgaGCAATATATTGCAGATCTTGCCTTATACAATACTTTCCATGCTGAAATATATATTCTGTTATATTCTTTGAAAAAGACTTCTGAATTATAGTGTCCCTAAAATGTCAGTTTCTAGAAAATGAAGTATTTTTGTCTTCCAAAATGTAGTCAATAAAACCAACAGAGTATATTATGGATACTTTCCTTCTTAATATGATATGAATCCAATACTACTTAGATCTCTTGCCATTCATATTCTGTATATGATGTTGATTATTTTCTTGTATAATTTGATATTATTCTATAATATTTAGTATTAATTGTGTGATatcatttttattgtatttcaaATTCTGATTGGCCTTCTTCTACTAGAACTAGGCCTAGTTTGTGTATAGCATATAGTTATATAAACATATTGTTCTCTTTTCTCCACTTTTCTGTAGCTATTTCTACATAGAGCATATATGGATTGATTCATGTTTGTGTACCACTTTCGAGGATGCCTTTTTATTAGGGAAAGTATTTTTAATTCTCAATCAATTAGAACACATTCACATATAATATGTGGGCTATCAATAAAAGGGCTAAGTTGAGAGCATGGACCATGTTTTCTATGATATTAATAatgatagttttttttatttttctctcaaaaaaaaaatcaaatcttatttcacttttatatcacatcaataacttcttattactatttaaacaaaaaatccgTAACAAAActatttaccaaacacacccagtATATCGAAAAGGGTTGATGACTTGGGATATGTGAATTGTGAATTAAATAAAGTTTGAAAGTCAATGCTATATgcaaaaactgttttttttttttcttaatctttttcTCCTCTTGAATTCagattatttttagattttaaaaaaaaattaaaaattaaaaaataaaaattaaaaaaaaaaaaaaaaaaaaaaaaaaaaggaagaaaaaaagagaggaggaaAGGCCATGGAAAACTCTTTATAAGTCACAAGTATGTTTATATCTCCTAGTTATTTGTTGTAACTCATTTAACAACAAATGAATCTAacccttttattattattattattttttttttttatcatggaTGGGTATTGTGGGCACCAACTATTAAATTCCATACAATCagtcaacttttttaaaaataaaaataactaccTTGTAGTACAAAAGGTGGTGATAGCCATGACCCATTTTctttgttgggggggggggggggggggggttgtaaTAGGTTGTAAAAGTACGTTTTGTCATAcaatttttatgaataaaaagtatatttttttaaacaaaatcataattATGGGTACCAACTAACTATTGAATTTCATATGGTTCTTCAACTTTTGTAAATTAATTGCCCAATAAAGGGGGTTTAAATAGGTTGTAAAACTTGCGGCATCTAGGGATATCCCTCTTGGGGCCATTGATGATATTATCGGCATTCACGagcttcaattttttgaattagtAATTTGAGATAAAGGAGTTGGGCTTTCTCAGCTACTTCCTTGGGTTGGAAGTGTCTTTTAGTTTTGATGGTTACTATCTCTCTCAGGCTGAATATCCTTCTGATCTTCTCTCTCGAGTCAAACTTAGTGATAGTAAAATTGCTGATAGTACCCTTAAGATGAATTCCAAAATTGAAGCCACTACTAGTGAGTTACTTTTGAAtaggttggcaatttttgaaaCGACTTGCGAATCCAATACGAACACGACACAAAATTATAGGGCTTGGGCTTAGGCTAAACGGGTTTGAGTCATAAACAGGTTaatccgtttatgacccgttaacTCGTTTCTGACACATAAGCCTATTTATGACTTGATTAGAtaagtgggttgacccgcccaacccgtttagctaatcaTGTCGGGTTCGGGTTGGCCTAAACCGGTTGGTGTGTCAAACGGATTGACTTGAACACGACCCGATAACCCGTTTTTCCAACCCTACTTTTGATCGAATGCCATATTCTATCGACAATTAGTTAGAAGTCCCATCTATCTTATTATCACAAGACCATATATTGCTCATGTAGTTTTTCTTGTCAATTAGTCCATGATCAAGCCGTACTTAGTTCACTATGCTGTTGTTTTTTCGCATCCTCTATTAAGTGAATGGCATATTATTTCACTATCTACATTTCTTCTCTCATTCATCTTTGGACTTATATGTGTATGCATATGCTAATTGGGCAGTTGATCCTATATATTGATGGTCACTCCACCACAGGCTACTGCTTCCTATTGGgtgatttttatcttttttgggCATAGCAAGAAATAATATGTTGTTGTTCGCTCTAGTATTGAAGCTAAGTATCGGGCACTTAATGACACCACCTTCTAACTTCTTTGGTTACAATGGGTCTTACAAGAAATGGGTGTTCCTTAAACTTTTAGctctcatattttctgtgaCAATCACAATGCAATTCAAATTGTCGATAATGATGTCTTCCACGAGCATACGAAGCACATCGAGGTTAACTATCATTTTGTGCTTCGTCTTCTATTTAAGGAACTCTCCGCCACTGTCCTATTGCATTTGTTGACCAGCTCGCTGACATGTTCACCAAAACACATCCACCTAGACATTTTTGTGACCTAATTTCTAAACTCATGATGGTTTTTACGTTACCACATTGAGTTTAGGATATGTTAAAGTATATTATGGATACTTTCCTTCTTAATCTAATATGAATCCAATACTACTTACATCTCTTGCCATTCATATTCCGTATAAGATGTTCATTGTGTGATATCATTTTTACTGTATTTCATATTTTGATCGGCCTTATTCTGCTACAACTAGGCCTAGTTTGTGTATAGCTTatagttatataaatatattgtcCTCTTTTCTACACGTTTCTTTGGCTATTTCTACATAGCGCATATATGGATTGATTCATGTTTGTGTACCACTTTCAAGGATGCCTTTTTATTAGGGCAAGTATTTTTAATTCTCAATCAATTAGAACACATTCACATGTAATACGTATGCTATCAATAAAAAGGCTAAGTGGAGAGCATGGACCATGTTTTCTATGATATTAATGACgacagtttttttatttttctctcacaAAAATTTAAATCTTATTTCACATTTATACATAtgatcactttttattactattcaaacaaaaaattcataacaaaattctttaccaaacacatccAGTATGTTGAAAAGGGTTGATGACTCGGGATATGTATATTGTGAATTAAATAAAGTTTGAAAGTCAATACTATATgctgaaacttttttttttcttaatctttttcTCCTCTTGACTTCGGATTCTTTTTGGATTTGaccaaggaagaagaagaagaagaagaagaagaagaagaagaagaggaaaggcCATGGAAAACTCTTCATAAGTAACAAGTATGTTTATATCTCCTAGTTATTTATTATCTCTCATTTTACAACAAAGGAATCTAACTTTTGGCACCAACTATTAAATTTCATACAGTTagtcaacttttttaaaaataaaaaataactgcCTTGTAGCACAAAAGGTGGTGATAGCTGTGGCttctttttaaacaaaatcataattATGGGTACCAACTATTCAATTAGATATGGTTGGTCAACTTTTGTAAATTAACTGCCAAGTAGAGGGTGTTTGAATAGGTTGTAAAACTCTGtttggttatttatttttgcacgTAAaaagtgtactttttttttttaacaaaatcgtAGTTGTGGGCACCAAGTATTGAATTTCATATATTGTAAATTACTTTTGTGGGGGGGTGGAGTTTTAAATAGGTTCTAAAGATATGTTTAGACATTGATTTTTGCACGTAAAAAGTGAATTTTTAGACAAAATCGTAATTGTGGGCACCGACTATTGAATTTAATACAATTAGTCACATTCTTTCCTAAATTAACTACTACAAAAGGTGGTGATAGCCGCGGTCCCATTTCCTTGGGGGGTGGGGGTTATAAGAGGTTGCAAGAGTCTGTTTGGTTTAAATAAAATCGTAATTGTGGGCACCAACTATTGAATTTCATACAATTAGTCAACTTCTGTAAGTTAACTGCCCTTTAAGTACAATCCAAGAAGGGGAATATaatcatttccatttcaaattacataaatattatcgatttattttatggtcaaaatttaaagttgatgtatctAATAAATAGTATTAAattcattaaatgaaatgaaaatgatcaTATTCCAACCGAAGGAGGGAGGGGGATAGGTTGTAAAAGTCTGTTTGGTCACTAATTTTTTGcatgtaaaaagtgtaattttaaaacaaaatcataatcGTGGACTCCAACTGTCGAATTTTATATGGTTATATAGTCGACTTTTGTAAATCAACTGCCCTTGTTGTAAAAAAGGTGTTGATAGCaacaaaattgtagaaaatgttttgtttgagagagtttttgaaagaaaaaaaaggacggtctaaaaacatttttttttaaaaaaaggtaacGTCTTTTAAATCGCAAATAAGGGAGTGTGTTATTAAAAAGCACAATTTTAACTTAAAATGCCAATCGAACTGTGCGcgattttaaaagataaaccATTATTTAACCAAACACTAACCGTGtctttaaaaatcatgttttcattaattgtattttgaaattattatatatttttttcaaaccgctCATTTTGAAACTGTACGTTAAACCAGATGGACCCTATGAAACTCACTCAAGAGCCAAATAGTTTAATGCACAAATTATTTATTCATGGCAACTGAAGTAAATATTAAAGCTCCGTTtatttcaacgtaaaatgttttatggAAAACTTTTTCCctattttctggtgtttggttCAATAAAAAATCGTGgtcaaacaaaaaacattttttggttGATCAAGAGaaccttatttaattttcataaaattggtttctctttatttatttattttttttttaaaaaaaatatatatatatccgtaaagcatttatttatttcttttacacACTCTAGCTCGCAGTTCATTTTTCATTGCCACCAAAGTTTGCAGTGGTAACATTAAACCCCCGCCAGTTCCGCTGGAATCCTCCATCGGCCGCCAGCTTTTCCACCGTCGTTGATTTTCCTTACATGCCTAATATATCCCGAAAAATATTCTACTTCCAACACAAAGGGAGCTAATTAACCTACTAACttgggaagagagaaaaagaactaaacaaaaaaaggactaaacaaaaaaataaaaagaaaaagaaaaaaaaacgaatgaTGGCATCGCCAACCTTTTACTATAAATACATAGACGTCGATTTGTACAAATGCAACATATAGTATATGATTTTGAGCGAAAAGCTAATCCATGGGTGCTCCAAATTCCTCCTTCCTCCTCTGGTTTATCCTCTTTGGTTTCTCTGCTTTTCTATGCCTTTATGCCCATGAAGGAAGTCATACTGTTGAAGTCAGCTCTCTCATACCGTCAACTACTTGCCATGCTTCTGACAAAGGTTTTAACAAGTCACcatgaaatctctctctctctctctctctctctctctctcaaaggtTTTTACCTTATACGTGTGAAACTATGTATAAGGTAAAAACATATCTTTgattaaaataaagtttttgaTTAATCCCTTGGAACAGTATATATTCTTTGAGATCAGCATAGcatttatgtataaatgcatATATGCGCGAACTAGGATTCTCTCAAGTAGATTTCATAATAGTTTCTCACAATTACTTGATCGACCGGATAAGTAGTTGGacagttcaatttttatttgctaAGGTAGATTTGATAATAGtttctctcaaatttaaacaaataatttgagagaatccgGCCTGATCCCCTGGAAACGCACCCTAAGCGGGTTGCCTAAAAGTTCTTGTATTGAAAGAATACAATTTACCAACGCACAATTAATACTTGATTAAGTTCTTCTGAAGACCTTTTCTGTCCTTTTCAAATAACTACTCTGAAAGATAAAtgcatcaatttttatttatttatttttttcattcagtatatatatatgtgagcATTTTCTTAAGCATACGGATATTGTTTTTGCGCATAGGGTTTTGgataatcaatttaattaattgtttcttAATGTTTTGATCCTAGTTTTACATGTTCgaataagaaatgattgatttaataatttaattaatattctaatagttctcattgatttaataatttaattaaaagttaaacATTGTTCGTTCAGGTCCAAGAAGCATGGCGTCCCTAAAAGTGATGCACAAATATGGGCCATGCTTTGAAAGCAACAAAGACGAAGTAGCAGTTCCAAATCACATTGAAATCCTCCTCCAAGACCAGTCCAGGGTCAATTCAATCCACTCCAGGATTTCCAAGAACTCCGGCAGTAGCAAATTTAGGGACTCTCAGGCCACCACCCTTCCAGCTAAATCCGCTCTCCCGCTCGGATCCGGCAACTACGTTGTCTCCATCGGCCTTGGCACGCCCATAAGAGACCTAAGACTTGTATTTGACACTGGCAGCGACCTTACTTGGACGCAATGTGAACCATGCGCCCGATATTGCTATAATCAAGTTGACCCAATCTTTGACCCTTCCAAATCCACATCGTATTCCAGCATTACATGCGCTTCGCCGTCATGCTCTCTACTCGCCTCTGCCACAGGTAACCAACCGGCCATATTAACAAATGTAGAGTGTATTTCATTCCGGATTTTGTAGGTCAAATTGCTTGTTTCCAAACCCCTAAAACCAAACTGACatatgagagaaagagagagagagagagagagagagttcttgcctaataaatttaaaaatattccaaaattcATTCGAAAATTCAAAGACTAGGTATAATGTGGAATCATAAAAACATGAGTTTGggtcacaatcttcaaaatgtTTAGGATAATTCTAAAAGGTTTAATCTTAAAATAATAAGtactataatttataattaacagTTTTATATTTTGCTATCTCAACATCCAACTTAATAAGATATaatgaattaaagaaaaattaaagatcTTTTAAGTAGAGTTTAAAAAGatgatatttaaataattaaattaaaaatggtGTCAAGTTAtcataaaaggaaaattttctCTATAGTTTTTactgcaattttcatatatactAATGTGACTGTCCAtgttaattaaattgacaagtacttcaatttttttgctTGATAATTTCATCAATCAGGGGCTGTCACatcaatttgttaaaaaataattgtagaaaAACTCGTTCTAAAAAACTCATCTTATctgataaataaatttaaataaccTTTGAGTATAATTTTTTGGCATTTCTGTTACAATGCAGGAAACCAATCGCCTTGCCCCTCTCGTACTTCACAATGCATATACGACATAGGATACGGTGATGGATCATACTCAATTGGCTATTTCAGCAAAGAAAGGCTAACCATAACACCGTCAAACGTGTTGGACGATTTCTTATTTGGTTGTGGCCAAGACAACGAAGGACTCTTCAACGGCATCGCCGGGTTGCTAGGCCTCGGTCGCAACCGAATCTCTATCGTGCAACAAGCCGCACAAAAGTACGGccaatttttctcatattgtcTGCCCTCCACGCCTAGCTTAACGGGATATCTCACGTTCGGAAACGACAGTGGAGGGGTCTCCAACAACGTTAAGTTCACACCTTTGTTGACGCTTTCTCAGGGTGCATCGTTCTATGGGCTTGGTTTGACTGGAATAAGCGTTAATGGACAGCAACTATCGATTCCAACGTCGGTGTTTTCGACAGCAGGCACCATCATCGACTCTGGAACGGTCATAACGCGGTTGCCACCGATGGCGTACAACGAACTACGAACAACATTTCGAAAGTTGATGAGTGGTTATCCGATGACGAGCTCATATTCGTTATTCGATACGTGCTATGACTTTCGCAAGAACAATACTGTTTCGATTCCAAAAATTGGCTTTTTGTTTGGTGGTTTGATGGTGGATTTGGACCCCGCGGGGGTGTTTTACGTGGTGAGCTCGTCGCGGACTTGTTTAGGGTTTGCCGGAAACAATAAAACAAGCGACATAGTGATTATCGGGAATACTCAGCAACAAAGGTTGGAGGTGGTCTATGATGTTGTTGGAGGGAGGATTGGATTTGGCCCTGCTGGTTGTAGCTAGCTAATTACATACGAATGATAAGCTGCTTAGAAAATAATAactatgaaaataataaaataaaaagtagagaGGCCAGGTTGTAACCTTGTAGGGTTTACTTGTTCTGATCGAATAAGTGGGCCTCGCTTCTCAAGTTATCCAAAGTAAAAGGGAATTAATATGTATTAAGGTTTAAGTAATGACTTTATaagtttatatataaaaataaatggaaatatAAATGAAGAAATCCGAAAATAAGCTAGTCATTGACAATTGTATATCTTTTGTTTCGTGCCTAGACTGTATTAAGGCGTGCTAGAGCCATTCCTAAACACAATTGTATTGCATGTGTGGCTAACCATTAAAGAACAATTGTCAATGGAGAATTATTTAGACTACTTCAGcgcgtctatatatatatatatatatatatatatatatatatatatatatatatatatatatatattgtacttACTGCAAAATAGTTAAGGACCACCTATCTTATAAATGATGCttttatagagagagagagagagtgagagagagagaaagaaaggagttTGGAAAGGAGTAATCAAAAGGCAATTAGATGCTTGGAATTATGACGAATTCTTGCATTTATTGCATTgagattaatatttaattaaaatgagaggtgGATTAATTaggaaaacaaaattcaaatggATAATCTATATATGCTTTTATAACGTCAATTATTAGTCTCTACATCGGTGTTTTTGGCGGTGTGCACGATCATCGAATATGGGACAGAGATAAAATGTTTGCGCCAGCAACATACAATGCATTGCGGTGAAAACGTTTTGTAATTTAAGACGAAACTATCTGATGACAATCCTGAATTTGATTCTCTATACGTGCTAT
Coding sequences within:
- the LOC133871742 gene encoding aspartyl protease family protein At5g10770-like → MGAPNSSFLLWFILFGFSAFLCLYAHEGSHTVEVSSLIPSTTCHASDKGPRSMASLKVMHKYGPCFESNKDEVAVPNHIEILLQDQSRVNSIHSRISKNSGSSKFRDSQATTLPAKSALPLGSGNYVVSIGLGTPIRDLRLVFDTGSDLTWTQCEPCARYCYNQVDPIFDPSKSTSYSSITCASPSCSLLASATGNQSPCPSRTSQCIYDIGYGDGSYSIGYFSKERLTITPSNVLDDFLFGCGQDNEGLFNGIAGLLGLGRNRISIVQQAAQKYGQFFSYCLPSTPSLTGYLTFGNDSGGVSNNVKFTPLLTLSQGASFYGLGLTGISVNGQQLSIPTSVFSTAGTIIDSGTVITRLPPMAYNELRTTFRKLMSGYPMTSSYSLFDTCYDFRKNNTVSIPKIGFLFGGLMVDLDPAGVFYVVSSSRTCLGFAGNNKTSDIVIIGNTQQQRLEVVYDVVGGRIGFGPAGCS